AGCTTAGGCTGCACATAAATCTTCGTTAGACCGTCTTTCTCTCACTGTGAATTACCCCATCGGCCCGATAAAGCAAATTGCTATTTACTGGCTTTCAAAGACCATAATCCCGCTAAACTGTCTTTATTTTGCCAAAAATTTCCCTTTTGCAGCTCTATCCACCTGATCTGGCCCAAGCTTTAGACTTTCCTTTTATACAGCGAGAGCTAGCTCGTTATTGTTCCAGTCGCAAAGCCAAAGACCTAGCCCTGGCCTTGAAGCCCGAGCCACAGGCCGATTTACTCGCGCAAAAGATTGCGGAAAGTGATCAAATACTGTCCTTATTATTGAGCGACGAGAGCTTTCCCAGTGCGGAACATCCTGATTTAAGTGAGTTTCTAAGTAAATTAAAGGTTAGAGGTCACGCTTTACGCGAAGAGCAATTTGCGGATATCCGCAGCTTGGCGATTAATTACCGCCATATACACCAGTTTGTTGCCAATAAACAAGAACGTTTGCCGGCAATTTGGGCACCCCTGGAATATTTGCTTCCCGAAAAATTTGTGATTGAGGCGATTGATAAAGTCCTGGATGAAAGGGCTCAGGTACGCTCCTCGGCCTCAGCCGAATTAAGCCATATCCGCCGCGAGCTTACCCGAAAAAGAGCTTCTGCCGATCGCATCTTTAACCGCATTTTAAAGAAATACCGGGACAAAGGTTATATCGCCGATTTCGATGAAAGCGTATCCGAATCGCGCAGGGTATTGGCCATTGTTGCTTCTTATAAAGGACAAATTCAAGGGATCTTACACGGCAGCTCCAGCAAACACAGCATCGCCTACATTGAACCGGGAGAAACGGTAGAAATCAATAATGAGATTTCGGAACTTCTGGAAGCAGAAAAGGAAGAGATCAAACGCATTTTAAGGCAATTAAGCACCGACCTTAGCCCCTATCACGATTATTTAGATGCGGTTTGTAAAACTCTGGTATGGTTGGATCTTAGTCGGGCCAAAGCCATTTTCGCCTACCAACAAGAAGCCTGTTATCCCGAAATTTTATCTGAAAAGAAAATCTTCCTCAAGGATGCCTATAATCCGGTATTAAGACATTTCAATAAAGAGAAAAATAAAAGCACGGTTCCCCTTGATTTGACGCTCGATGCGGAGCAACGGATCCTGGTAATTAGCGGACCTAATGCTGGCGGAAAGTCCCTATCCTTAAAAACAGTCGGCCTTTTACAAATCATGTTGCAAAGTGGATTGGCAATTCCAGTGCACCCCGACAGCCAATTTTGCCTCTTTGATCAATTGCTGGGCGACATCGGCGATGCCCAGAGTATCGAGAATGAACTGAGCACCTATAGCTCCAAGCTGCAAAAGATGGATCACTTCCTCACCTATACCGATTCATCCACCTTATTGCTGATAGATGAGTTTGGTAGTGGTTCGGATCCCGAATTGGGTTCGGCTTTAGCTCAGGTATTCCTCGATCGACTCAATGCCTATGGCGCTTACGGTATCATCACCACTCACTTTAATGCGATTAAGGCCTTGGCGGCTGAAATGCCCGGAGTGGTAAACGGCGCCATGCTCTTTGATCAAAAATCTTTCGATCCTCGCTACGAATTGCAAATCGGGCAACCAGGTAGCTCTTATACCTTCGAAGTAGCGCAACGCAGTGGCATTCCCAGTCATTTAATTGATGATGCTCGCGGTCGGGTGCAGCAAAACACCCTGGAAGTAGATAAGTTGTTGGTGCAAATTCAGCAGGATAAGGTGGCGATTGAAAAAGTGCGCAGCGCCCAGGAAAAAGAATTGCAGAAGCTACGCAAGCTGGAAAGGATGCAGCAGGATCGCATTTTGAAATTAGAAGAGAAAGTACAGAAGCATAGCCGCATTAATGAGGAGCAAGATCGCTTGATGTACTGGGGTCAGAGGTTCCAAAAGCTTATTGATAGCTGGATGGATCAAAAAACCCAAAAAGATAAGAAGGCCATTGTAGCTCGCTTCATTGCTATGCTTAACCAGCGCTCTGGCGAAGTGGAAGTGGAAGAGCAAAAAAGTCACCGCAAGGAAGTAAAGCAACATCATAAAGACTTGGACCGCTACCTTCAGGAAGAGGTTAAGATGGGCATGGAGGTGCGCATCCTTGAATCGGGTATCAAGGGCAGCATTTTGGAACAAAAGGGCGACAAATTTCTATTAGCCCTGGGTGGAAATATGACCGCCTTAATGGAACGCAGCAAATTTGTGCGTGCCGATGCACCCTTAGGCCAGAAGCCTCGAAAAAAGCAGAGGCAGAAGAATTTCCGCAAGCCAAATACGGCCAAAGCTGATACCGCCCAAGCTAAGGAGAAGCAAAGCGTTCAAACTGAGGGAAAGAAGAAAAATGCTCCCCAAGCAAAAGGTAGAAAAGCGCAAAATCAAGCAAAGCCCGGATCGAAAAGCGGCGAGCAGTAAACCCTTCGGCGGCAATCCTTACATTTGGGCTCCAAAGAAAACACGCCCATGGAAGAAGTCGTTTCGGATATTCCCTTAATCACCAATGATGCCGTGGTATTTGGCATCCTGATGGCCCTATTACTCTTTATTTTTCGCAGTAGCGAAATGCCGGCCTTCAAGAAGTTTTATGCGGTAATACCCACCCTTTTACTTTGTTATTTCCTTCCATCGGTATTCAGTACCCTGGGAATTATTTCTCCGCAGTGGATCGACGTTACCGCCGCCAAGGCCTTTCTTTTAGAGCAAGGTTATGCGGTTGAAGGCCTAAACAGTTTTAAGGCCTTCAAAAATTTTGTGATAAACCAGGAGATTGACGCGGCCCTGCTAAAACCCTTTATGGGCAAGTCGCAGCTCTACTTTATGGCCTCTCGCTATTTATTACCCGCCAGTTTAATCCTGCTAACCTTGAGCATCGACCTTAAAGAAGTGTTCCGCTTAGGGCCAAAAGCTCTTATCATGTTTGGAACCGGAACTTTAGGGGTTATTATCGGTGGCCCCTTGGCGCTCTTGTTTTTTGGCGCGGTGGCCCCGGATGTCGTAGGAGCTGGCAGCGAAGAAATTTGGCGCGGTATGACCACCATTGCCGGTAGTTGGATTGGAGGTGGTGCGAACCAGGCCGCCATGTTCGAAGTTTTTGGTGAAAATGGCGCTATTTCTGGCAAGATTTATTCGGTGATGATTACCGTAGATGTGATCGTTGCCGAGATCTGGATGTTCTTCCTCCTCTTAGGTGTGGGTAAGTCCGATAAGATTGATAAATTTTTCAAGGCCGACGCCTCAGCCGTTACTACGCTTAAGAATCACATGCAGGAATTTTCGTCCCGCATTTCGCGTATCGCTACAACTATCGACCTTTTTGTGATTTTAGGGATCGCTTTTGGCCTTACCGGACTAGCCCATTTACTCTCTGACATTATCGCACCGGCCATTGCCGAAGCTTCTCCCTTCTTAGCTGAAACCTTTAGCCTGGGAAGTGGCTTTTTCTGGTTAATCGTATTGGCCACCACTGCCGGTATTATCATGTCCTTTACTTCCCTTCGCAATTATGAAGGTGCAGGGGCCTCTAAAGTAGGTTCGGTTTTCATTTACATTCTGGTGGTAACCATCGGTATGAAAATGAATATCATGGGGATATTCGAAAACCCCGGACTCTTCTTGGTAGGGTTAGTATGGATGGCCATTCACGTTGGACTACTCTTTATAGTTGGAAAAATTATTCGAGCCCCCTTCTTCTTCCTGGCGGTAGGCTCCAAAGCCAATATTGGTGGGGCCGCTTCAGCTCCCGTGGTAGCAGCTGCTTTTCACCCATCATTGGCTCCGGTAGGCGTACTGCTGGCGGTATTAGGTTATGCCGTAGGAACCTATGGCGCCTATCTCTGTGGATTATTAATGCAAATGGTTGCTTCTTAAATGAAAAAGACTTGGCTCCTTGGCCTATTGGCCTTTGCCGGCTTCCAGCTTAGTGCTCAAACAGAAGCCGAAACCTTCAGGGAAATTTATTCCCAGGCCTTAACTGAACAACAGGGCTACGAATGGCTGCGAGAGCTTTGCAGCATGGGACCACGCTTTGCGGGTAGTGATCAGGCCACAGCCTCCGTATTACATTTCAAGGCTAAATTAGATTCCATGGGTTTCGAAACCCGCTTGCAAGCAGTGAAAGTACCCCGCTGGGTTCGCGGCCCGCAGGAACAAGCCTGGCTTATTCAGGGCATCGATCAAACAGCTATGGCAGTTACCGCGCTGGGTGGATCAATTGCCACCCCCGCTGGAGGATTACGCGGCAATGTGGTTGAAATCCCTTCCTTCGAA
The Croceimicrobium hydrocarbonivorans genome window above contains:
- a CDS encoding endonuclease MutS2; the encoded protein is MPKISLLQLYPPDLAQALDFPFIQRELARYCSSRKAKDLALALKPEPQADLLAQKIAESDQILSLLLSDESFPSAEHPDLSEFLSKLKVRGHALREEQFADIRSLAINYRHIHQFVANKQERLPAIWAPLEYLLPEKFVIEAIDKVLDERAQVRSSASAELSHIRRELTRKRASADRIFNRILKKYRDKGYIADFDESVSESRRVLAIVASYKGQIQGILHGSSSKHSIAYIEPGETVEINNEISELLEAEKEEIKRILRQLSTDLSPYHDYLDAVCKTLVWLDLSRAKAIFAYQQEACYPEILSEKKIFLKDAYNPVLRHFNKEKNKSTVPLDLTLDAEQRILVISGPNAGGKSLSLKTVGLLQIMLQSGLAIPVHPDSQFCLFDQLLGDIGDAQSIENELSTYSSKLQKMDHFLTYTDSSTLLLIDEFGSGSDPELGSALAQVFLDRLNAYGAYGIITTHFNAIKALAAEMPGVVNGAMLFDQKSFDPRYELQIGQPGSSYTFEVAQRSGIPSHLIDDARGRVQQNTLEVDKLLVQIQQDKVAIEKVRSAQEKELQKLRKLERMQQDRILKLEEKVQKHSRINEEQDRLMYWGQRFQKLIDSWMDQKTQKDKKAIVARFIAMLNQRSGEVEVEEQKSHRKEVKQHHKDLDRYLQEEVKMGMEVRILESGIKGSILEQKGDKFLLALGGNMTALMERSKFVRADAPLGQKPRKKQRQKNFRKPNTAKADTAQAKEKQSVQTEGKKKNAPQAKGRKAQNQAKPGSKSGEQ
- a CDS encoding DUF819 family protein, which codes for MEEVVSDIPLITNDAVVFGILMALLLFIFRSSEMPAFKKFYAVIPTLLLCYFLPSVFSTLGIISPQWIDVTAAKAFLLEQGYAVEGLNSFKAFKNFVINQEIDAALLKPFMGKSQLYFMASRYLLPASLILLTLSIDLKEVFRLGPKALIMFGTGTLGVIIGGPLALLFFGAVAPDVVGAGSEEIWRGMTTIAGSWIGGGANQAAMFEVFGENGAISGKIYSVMITVDVIVAEIWMFFLLLGVGKSDKIDKFFKADASAVTTLKNHMQEFSSRISRIATTIDLFVILGIAFGLTGLAHLLSDIIAPAIAEASPFLAETFSLGSGFFWLIVLATTAGIIMSFTSLRNYEGAGASKVGSVFIYILVVTIGMKMNIMGIFENPGLFLVGLVWMAIHVGLLFIVGKIIRAPFFFLAVGSKANIGGAASAPVVAAAFHPSLAPVGVLLAVLGYAVGTYGAYLCGLLMQMVAS